The window GAGTGGGACCTCGGTGAGATGGCGTGCCAACCACGCGAAGCCGTCGCCGAGATAGCGACGGGCGACGGTCTGGTGCGAGGCGACGGTTGCGTCCGGGTGGCGTCGTGACCCGACTGCGAGGTCAGCGCCGTCGTGGACGGCGTCGACGACCTGTGCCATGGACTCGGCGGGCGTGCTCCCGTCGGCGTCTGCGAACGCGAGGATATCAGTGTCGAGGGCTTCGAACCCCGCGGTGATGGCCGCGCCCTTTCCGCGGCGGGCGTCGACGGGGTTCACAGTCACGACTGAAGGGAGGGAATCGAGGGCGTCGAGGGTCGTCGACCGCGGCGCATCGAGTTCGACCCGGACCACCTCAGGGTCGAGTTCCTCGACGAGGGCGTGGACGTACGGGACCAGACGATCGGGGTTCGGTCGATAGGCTGGGACCACGACCCCGACAGACTGCGACATGCACGTCCATTCTTCGAACGGGGTAAAAAGCAAACCGCTCTCGCACGCACACGTCATCCACAACACGTATTGTGTCGGCCGAACCTTCCTCGGACAGATGGAGTACGCCCTCGTGGTCCGTTGGCTGGTGATGTTCGCGGCCCTCTGGGCAGTCGGGCTTCCGCTCTCGGCCCGTCTGTTCCGCCGCCTCCCCGGTCACGGCGCTGGTTTCACGCTCCCCGTATCGCTCGTGGTCGTGACCCTTCCGGTCTACTACGTCGGCCACCTCTCGTTCGGCCCCGCCACACTCCTCGTCGGTTTCGGCGTCCTCGTCGCTGCGGCGGCGCTGAGTGGACTCGACCTGACGGCGCTTCGGGGCGGGCAGATTCGTTTCGCGTCCGACATCGACATCGACAGGCGAGCAGTCGCGGAAGCGGCCACAGTGTTCGCAGTCGCCTTCTTGTTCGCCGTGGCCCTCCGCGCACTCGACCCGGCCGTCCACGCCGGCGGCGGTGAGAAGTTCCTCGACTTCGGCCTCCTCCAGTCGCTCTCTCGTGCGACGGTCTTGCCCCCCGAAGACATGTGGTTCGCCGGCGAACCGGTCCGCTACTACTACGGTGGCCACCTCGTGTCGATTCTCCTTGCGTGGCTCACGGGAACCGAACCCGAATTCGCCTACAACCTCGCGCTCGCGGGGTTCTTCGGGTTCCTCGTCACGGCGGCGTTCGAACTCGGGCGGAGTATCTCGGCCGCCGCCGATGCGGACGGCGTGCTCGGCGGCCTCCTCGCCGCGTTCTTCGTCGGGTTCGCTAGCAACCTCGTCACGGCAGGACGCTTCCTCATTCTCACTCTCCCCGAGGGGTTCCAACGGCCACTCGCGCAGGCCGTCGCCGAGCGCTCCCGGTACACCGTCTCGGAGCTTCTCGCGGGGGCAAACGAGTTCTCGTACTGGGACGCCAGTCGCGTCATCCCCGGCACCATCAACGAGTTCCCACTGTTCGCGTGGCTCAACGGGGACCTCCACGCACACATGATGGGCACGCCGTTCTTACTCCTCGCGGCGGGCCTCACGTTCGCGTACTTCGTGACCCCCGAAGACGCACGCTGGGAGCGTCGGCGTCTCGTGGGTGTCGCCGCTCTCGTCGGGGGATTGCAGGTCGTCGTCGATACGTGGAGTTTCCCGTCCGTGTTCGGTGTCCTCTTCCTCGGGATGGTCTTCGCGCCCGCACGTCCGTGGACACTCCTTCCCGGTCGTGAGCGCCTTCGAACGGTCGCAGAGCGTTCCTCAGTCACCAGCGAGGTCGCTCGACTCGTCGGCACGACAGTCGTCGTCGGCCTCGCGGGCGTCTTCGCCGTCGTCCTCGCGAGTCCGTTCCTCCTCGGGAGTGTCGCGGGCGGCGGGAGCACCCGGACGATAGAGATTCTCGCGCCGGCCGAACGGAGTGGCTTCGGCGTCCTGCTGCTCGTTCACGGGGCATTCATCGGCGCGTTCGCGCTCCACTACGCGCGGGAACTCGGCGCTCGACAGCTCGTTCCAGTGGTCGTTGGTTTCGTCGCCGTGACCGCCGTCGCTGTCGTCCACTCCTTCGCAGCCCTCGCGCTCGTCGTGCCGTTCGTCGTCGTCGGGTGGGTCCTCCTCAGACTGAGTGACACTCCGACGTTCGACACCGTGCTCGTCGTCGCCGGCGCAGGTCTCGTGATGCTCGTCGAAGTCGTCTTCGTGAACGAGCAGGCAGGGCCGGGTCGGATGAATACGGTGTTCAAGACGTACATGCAGGTGTGGGTCCTCTGGGGGAGCGCGATGGGGTCGGTTCTCGCAGGATTCGTCCGCGACGCGGCCGACGAGACCGACCTGTCGCTTCCGAACGTCGACTTCCACGTTCGCTCGGGCGCAGTTCGGGGAGTGAGCATCGCTCTCGTCGCGCTACTCGTCGCCTCCACGTCGGTCTACGCCGGCCTCGCCGTCGCCGACCACACACAAACCCCACGTCAAGAGACGACGCTCGACGCGACGGCCTTCGTCGAGTGGTATCACCCAGACGAAGATACGGCGATAACGTGGCTCGACGAGAACGTCGAAGGCACGCCGACCATCCTCACGGCCCCCGGAACAGAGTGGTCGGCGACACTCGATGACCAACGGGAACACGTCATGTACGCGTGGCGCGGGAACCCCGAGTCGAGTCTCACGGGCGTGCCGACAGTTGCTGGATGGGCACACGAAGTCGGCTACCGCGGCCCCGACGCCTACTACGACCGGGTCCGCGACGTGGATGCGATGTACGTGGGTAACGAGTCGACCCGGGCTCGCCTCATCGAGACCTACGACGTGCAGTACGTCTGGGTCGGCCCGGGCGAACGCGCTCGCTACGGAGAGATAGCGACCGACGTCCCGTGGCTGACGCCGGTGCACCGCTCGGGGTCGGTCGTTGTCTACGAAGTAGAAGAAGCGAGGCTGCCTTAGGCGACCTGGCCGCTCTTACGAACGACCTCGATAGCCTCGGCGTCGACGCCCTCGGTCTCGAGCCAGTGAGGGACGTACTCGCGCTTCTCGAATGCCTCGCGCTCGTCCTCGGTCCCGACAGTGCACCACAGTTGGACGCGGTCCGGACCGTGCCAGTCGCCCTGACGGTCGATGGAGAAACAGACGTACTCTTCGCCGTCGTGTTCGATGACGGCGTCGCGCCGAATGCCGGGGTCGCCGTGGATGATGAGCTTCTTCATGTGCCGGGATTGGCACAGTCATTGCTTAATCGCTTCGGCTTCCGCCTTGCAGATGGGGCTCCAGCCGAGAATTCTCGTTGCGTGCCCGGGTGCGACGGCCGACCCCCTACGAATAGCGGGCGTCTCCGAGTGCGGATGGTCGGCCCGGCTCGTGGTCTGCCCACACGTGCCACAGCGCCCCGCGAACGCGTCGAACGCGGGTCTGGGCGTCGCGGCGAACCAAACGGGTTTTAACGGGCGACACCAAATCCCTCCACAAGGTCGATATCTATGCAGATGCCACGCCGTTTCAACACGTATTGCCCCAACTGTAAGGGCCACCACGAGCACGAAGTCGAGAAAGTCCGCAAAGGCCGTCCGACCGGCATGAAGTGGAACGCCCGTCAGACCCGACGCGGGAAGGCGACCATCGGGAACGCTGGTAAGTTCTCCAAGGTGCCCGGTGGCGACAAGCCGACGAAGAAGACCCACCTGAAGTACATCTGCTCGGACTGTGGCAAGGCGCACATGCGCAAGGGATGGCGAGCAGGCCGTCTCGAATTCCAGGAGTAAACACATGGCAGGAAATTTCTACAAAGTCGCGTGCAGTGACTGTGAAAACGAACAAATCGTCTTCGGAAAGGCCTCCTCGGTCGTCAACTGTGCCGTCTGTGGCACGACCCTCGCGACCCCGACCGGCGGAAACGCCGAGTTCCACGGCGAGGTCGTCGAGACGGTCGAGCGTCGCGAGAGCGACGAACTAGAGGCGTAACGTCCCGGAGGATTCCTCATGAAGTACAGCGGATGGCCTGACTCCGGCGAACTCGTCGTCGGAAAGGTAGACGACATTACGGACTTCGGTGTCTTCGTCGACCTCGAAGAGTACGAAGACAAACGTGGCCTGTGCCACATCAGCGAAGTCGCCAGCGGATGGATCAAGAACGTCCGCGACCACGTCCGCGAGGGACAGACGGTCGTCGCCAAGGTGCTCGAGGTCAACGAGAGTTCGCAGCAGATAGACCTCTCTATCAAGGACGTCAACGAGCACCAGCGGAAAGAGAAGATTCAGGAGTGGAAGAACGAGCAGAAGGCGGACAAGTGGATGGCCCTCGCGTTCGGCGAGGACATCGACGACGAGCAGTACGGTGCGATTGCGAACGCCCTGCTCGCCGAATACGACTCGCTCTACGACGGATTCGAGCAGGCCGCCATCCACGGCACTGAAGCACTCGAAGACGTCGACCTCGACGACGACGAAATCGACGCCATCGTCGACACGGCACGACAGAACGTCTCGGTGCCGTACGTCAACGTCACCGGCTACGTCGACCTGCGTTCGCCCGCGGGCGACGGCGTCGACGACGTGAAAGAGGCGCTGAAGGCCGCCGAAGGCGACGGCGAAGTCAGCGACGAAATCGAACTGACGGTCACCTACGTCGGCGCACCTGAGTACCGCATCAAGGTGAAAGCGCCCGACTACAAGACCGCTGAATCGGAACTCGACGCGAGCGTCGCCCGCGCCCGCGAAGTCATCGAGTCGAAAGGTGGCACCGCGTCGTACCACCGCGAACGAAGCGGCGACGACGAGTAATGAAATCTGACATCCGGGTGTGTAGCGCGTGGCGAGGCCGCCACGACCGCCCGGTGTACACGCTCTCTTCTGCTTGTCCGGAGTGTGGCGCACCCACAGCAAACAGCGCGCCCGCACCGTACAACCCCGACGACACGTACGGCGAGTACCGTCGTGCGCGGAAGCGCCGCACCGCCGACGAGTAGTGCGCCGCCGCCGAGTGGCCGAGGCCGTTCGGCTACCGACGCCCTCTTAACCGGTGCGTTCGGCACTACGTGCATGGACGACATCGAAATCGAGGCAGTCGCAGAGGCCGACCTCTCGAATCCGGTCTTCGTCGAGGGGCTCCCGGGCGTCGGGAACGTCGGAAAACTCGCCGTCGAGCACCTGCTCGAAGAGTTCGAAGACGCGACGTTGGTCCGGCGCATCTACGCCGACGTGTTCCCACCGCAGGTCGGACTCGAAGACGGTGTAGCCGAGTTGACCCACGCCGAAATCCACGCCGTCGAGACGCCCGGTGAGGGGCCAGACCTCCTCTTACTCACGGGCGACCACCAGGCACAGTCCAACGAGGGACACTACCACCTCACCGACGCCTTCCTCGACGTGGCCGAGGAGTTCGGTGCCGAACGACTGTTCGCGCTGGGCGGCGTCCCAACCGGCGAACTCATCGACGAACCGTCGGTCCTCGGGGCCGTCACCGACGAATCCCAACTCGACGAACTCGAAGACGTCGGTGTCGAGTTCCGCGACGGCGAACCGGCAGGCGGCATCGTCGGCGTCTCCGGTCTCCTCCTCGGCCTCGGTGGCCGCCGTGGCTTCGAAGCGGCGTGTCTGATGGGTGAGACGAGCGGGTACCTCGTCGACCCGCACAGCGCACAGGTCGTCATCGAGGTGCTACAGGACCTCCTCGACTTCAGCGTCGACTTCGAAGCACTCGAAGACCGAGCAGAGGAGATGAAGGAAGTCGCCGCGAAGATTCAAGAGATGCAGCAGCAACAACAGGGACTGCCGAGCGACGACGACCTGCGGTACATCGGGTAAGCACAGTCGGAATCGAACGGCCGAAGCGCACATCTCGTCCCGACCGAAGCGTCCACTTCGGACTGTTCGAGGCGTCCACCCTCGGAACGCAGTCGAAGGCACCGACTGTCGATATCCGAGGCGCTACGCCTCGATGATGTCGTCGGTGTCGAATTCAGGAATCGTCACTTCTCCATCGAGCGACTGCACCGCACGACCACCGACTCGTATCTGCTCATCGACCGTGACGCGGACGAGACTCGGCCGGTCCACGAAGTGGCCCTGTTCGAACCGAAGTTCGTCGGGGACAGAGTCGAACGCCCCGACCTGTCGGAGGTACGCACCGCAAGCACCACTGGCGGTGCCAGTCGCGGGGTCCTCGGTGATTCCGACGCCCGGCGCGAAACACCGGGCGTGGAGGGTCGAATCGGCGTCGATGGCGTCGAAGGTAAACGCGTAGACACCCGCAGCGTCGTGTTCTGCGGCGAACTCCGCGATGGCATCCATATCGGGCGTGGACCCAGAGAGGTGTTCGAGGAAGTTCACGGGGACGACGACGAACGGGAGGCCCGTCGATGCGAGGGCGACCGGAAGGTCGGCACCAACGTCGCGGAGGGCGGCCACGTCGACGCCCAACATCTCTGCGATTCGGTCGTAGTCGACGTCGAGTGGCCGAACCGTCGGTGCGTCCTGTGTCATCCAGACCTCTCCAAGTTCGCCAATTTCGATATCGAGTGTTCCGACGTTCGTTTCGAGGGTGTGCGTCCCCGGTTCGATGGCGCGTTCGGCCGCGAGGTGAGCGTGTGCCGCGATGGTCGCGTGGCCACAGAGGTCAATCTCCTGTGTCGGCGTGAAGTACCGGATGCGGCGGTCCGCGCTCGCCGACGAACAGACGAACGCCGTCTCACTCGCGCCGAGTTCGCCCGCGACAGCGCGCATCTGTTCTGCGTCGAGTCCGTCGGCGTCGGGGACGACGCCGGCGACGTTGCCAGACAGTGGTTCGGTCGTAAATGCGTCGACGAGAAGGGCGCGTCGGCGGTCCATGGGAGTGCACACTACACGACACTGTATCAAACCCGTGGGTCGGCAGTCGGTCGCTCCCCGTCGGCGGGCGAAAATGGAGGGTCGAAAGAGGCGATGCGGGGGCCGGAGGTGTATCAGTCAGGAACCCGGTTACGCACGAGTCCACCGGACTCGACTACTCTGGGCAGCAGCACCGTTGCCCTGCATCACTTCTCGCATGTTCATGCAGGCGGGACAACCGACGACTTCGTCCATATCGTTGCCGAAGACGCGGACGAAATCTCGGGACACGAACTCACCACAGTTACCACACGTGTGCATTGTTTGATCACCAACGAACTCGGGTACTCCCCGACTCACTATAACTATGACCCTTGTTAGCATACGTTATGAAATTCCTGACGTGACAAATTCGAGGTTAATGGTATCTTAATCGGATGATTCCCGTATTGTGACTGTTCCACACCCTCGGGACGAGTCGTACAGATTAAAGGGCGTCAGGCTCCCCACTACGGACGGTGAACCGAAGACATGGGCAATCTCCCCGACGAATTTAAGTGCACCATCACAAACTGGGAGTACATCTACGGACTCTGTCGTGACGTCTCGGACGAAGTGAAGTCGTCCGAGTTCGAACCCGAAGTCATCGTCGCGCTGGCACGCGGCGGTTGGTTCGCGGGGCGCTGTATCTGTGACTTCGTCGGGCTCGACGACCTGACGAGTCTCAAGATGGAGCACTACGTCGGCACTGCTCAGAAGTCCAATGAACCAGAAGTACGCTACCCGATGCCAGAGGGAAGCGTCGAAGGCAAAGACGTGCTCATCATCGACGACATCGCCGACACCGGCGGGTCCATCAAGCGCGCGTACGAGTACGTGACCGACAGAAACGCGGGCGAAGTCCGCACCGCGACGCTCCAACTCCTCCAGACGAGCGAGTTCGAACCCGACTACGTGGGCGAACGTCTCGAAGAGTGGGCGTGGGTCGTCTACCCGTGGAACTTCATCGAGGACATGATAGACCTCACCTCGGGCGTCATGTCGAAGGCCGACGAGGAGACCTTCGAACTCGACGACATCCGTCACTACCTCTCGGAGTACCACGACGTCGACCGCATCGAGATGGAGATTGCCCAACCCGACCGCATGGAGGAAGTCATCACGGAGATGGAACGACGCGGTGTCGTCGAATCCACCGGTGACGGTGCGTGGCGTCTCCTCGAAAACGACGGCGTCGGTGCCTAATCGACGCGCCGAACCGCAGTCGTAAGCGGGGGCCAGATACCTTCTGGTCTCCGTTCTGTACGCGACAGAAGCGAAACGTTGGTGAGTGTAACCTCCGTCGGCACAGCCATGTCGCTTCTGTCTATCTTCGTCACGGCCCTGTTGCCGATTCTCGCTATCGGCGCAGTTGGTTTCCTTTTAGGGCGGACTCGCGACATCGACCCGGACCCCCTCAACACCGTGACAGTGTACGTGCTCGCGCCGGCACTCGTCTTCTATAGTCTCGCGACGACCGAACTCGCCGGTTCGACGCTGGCGACCATCACTGCCGGTGTCGTCGTCTACCACGTCGTGATGATTCTCGTCGCCGGCGGTATCGCCCGACTCGCCGGTCTCTCGGAGCCACTCCTCGGTGCACTCGTCCTCGTCTCTGCCTTCCCAAATTCGGGGAACTACGGTATCCCAGTCAGCTCGTTCGCCTTCGGCGACACCGGGAGGTCGACAGCGGTTATCTACCTCGCCGTGCAGGGCGTCCTCATCTACACGCTCGGGGTCTACATCGCTGGACGAGGGGCGTCTGGCGGTGACGACGGGGGCGCGGCGTGGCGCGTCGGAATCTCCCGCGTCCTCAAGATTCCACTCGTGTACGCCGTCGTCGCCGCACTCGCCGCCCGGTGGCTTGGCGTCGTCCCACCGACTGACATCGCCGCCATGCAGACGCTCAAACTCGTCGGTGACTCTTCGATTCCGGTCATGCTCCTCATCCTCGGCATCCAACTCGCCGGTGCCGACCTCGGGTCGACGCTCAGAGAAGTCGGCCTCGTCGCCGGACTGAAGATGGTCGTCGCACCCGCAATCGCCGTCGGTATCGCCCTCGTCGCCGGGTTCGGCGACCCAATCGTCGCGCGGACGTTCGTCCTCGAGTCGGCGATGCCCGCCGCGGTGACGCCGCTCATCCTCGTCGGTGAGTTTGGCGACACGAGTGGGTCGACAGTCAACCTCGCGGAGTTCGTCTCCGCCGCCGTCTTCGCGACGACGCTCCTCAGCGTTCCGATACTCTCGGTCCTCATCTTCCTCCTCGACGCCGGCGTCGTCGTGTAATCGCCCACTTCACACATCCCGATTCGCCACGATTTTGTGCACTCTCCGCGTCGTTCGGGTATGAAAATCGGATTTATCGGCGGCAGCGGCATCTACGAAGCACTGCCCCTCGAGAACACGCGCGAAGAACCGGTCGACACACCCTTCGGTGAACCCTCCACGACACCAATCGTCGGTGAGTTCGGTGAGACTGGCCGCGAAGTCGTATTCCTCCCGCGACACGGCCCCGACCACCAGCACTCGCCGACGACGCTCCCGTACCGTGCGAACATCTTCGCGCTGAAGAAACTCGGCGTGACGCACATCCTCGCCAGCAACGCTGTCGGGAGTCTGAAAGAAGACCTGCCACCACAGACGCTCGTCGTCCCCGACCAGATTTACGACCGCACGAAGCACCGCCCCCTCACCTTCTTCGACGAGGGTATCGTCGTCCACCAACCGTTCGCGATGCCGTACGACGAAGAACTCGTCTCCATCCTCGCCGAGGCCGCCGAGGAAGCGACGGACGCGACGGTCCAAGAAGGTGGCACCTACGTCTGCATCGAAGGCCCCTCGTACTCCACGAAGGCCGAGAGCGAGCACTACCGCGCACAGGGGT is drawn from Haloferax litoreum and contains these coding sequences:
- a CDS encoding glycosyltransferase, with protein sequence MSQSVGVVVPAYRPNPDRLVPYVHALVEELDPEVVRVELDAPRSTTLDALDSLPSVVTVNPVDARRGKGAAITAGFEALDTDILAFADADGSTPAESMAQVVDAVHDGADLAVGSRRHPDATVASHQTVARRYLGDGFAWLARHLTEVPLYDYQCGAKAITADAWGDVRTHLYEPGFAWDIELIAVSGAFDHRIAEVPVVWEDQPNSTVSPIDTTLKMGRGLLRSRHRARTIRQDRLHEFIAARNDERTLVEDASCEVMDD
- a CDS encoding DUF2298 domain-containing protein; protein product: MEYALVVRWLVMFAALWAVGLPLSARLFRRLPGHGAGFTLPVSLVVVTLPVYYVGHLSFGPATLLVGFGVLVAAAALSGLDLTALRGGQIRFASDIDIDRRAVAEAATVFAVAFLFAVALRALDPAVHAGGGEKFLDFGLLQSLSRATVLPPEDMWFAGEPVRYYYGGHLVSILLAWLTGTEPEFAYNLALAGFFGFLVTAAFELGRSISAAADADGVLGGLLAAFFVGFASNLVTAGRFLILTLPEGFQRPLAQAVAERSRYTVSELLAGANEFSYWDASRVIPGTINEFPLFAWLNGDLHAHMMGTPFLLLAAGLTFAYFVTPEDARWERRRLVGVAALVGGLQVVVDTWSFPSVFGVLFLGMVFAPARPWTLLPGRERLRTVAERSSVTSEVARLVGTTVVVGLAGVFAVVLASPFLLGSVAGGGSTRTIEILAPAERSGFGVLLLVHGAFIGAFALHYARELGARQLVPVVVGFVAVTAVAVVHSFAALALVVPFVVVGWVLLRLSDTPTFDTVLVVAGAGLVMLVEVVFVNEQAGPGRMNTVFKTYMQVWVLWGSAMGSVLAGFVRDAADETDLSLPNVDFHVRSGAVRGVSIALVALLVASTSVYAGLAVADHTQTPRQETTLDATAFVEWYHPDEDTAITWLDENVEGTPTILTAPGTEWSATLDDQREHVMYAWRGNPESSLTGVPTVAGWAHEVGYRGPDAYYDRVRDVDAMYVGNESTRARLIETYDVQYVWVGPGERARYGEIATDVPWLTPVHRSGSVVVYEVEEARLP
- a CDS encoding HAH_0734 family protein; translation: MKKLIIHGDPGIRRDAVIEHDGEEYVCFSIDRQGDWHGPDRVQLWCTVGTEDEREAFEKREYVPHWLETEGVDAEAIEVVRKSGQVA
- a CDS encoding 50S ribosomal protein L44e translates to MQMPRRFNTYCPNCKGHHEHEVEKVRKGRPTGMKWNARQTRRGKATIGNAGKFSKVPGGDKPTKKTHLKYICSDCGKAHMRKGWRAGRLEFQE
- a CDS encoding 30S ribosomal protein S27e, which produces MAGNFYKVACSDCENEQIVFGKASSVVNCAVCGTTLATPTGGNAEFHGEVVETVERRESDELEA
- a CDS encoding translation initiation factor IF-2 subunit alpha, producing MKYSGWPDSGELVVGKVDDITDFGVFVDLEEYEDKRGLCHISEVASGWIKNVRDHVREGQTVVAKVLEVNESSQQIDLSIKDVNEHQRKEKIQEWKNEQKADKWMALAFGEDIDDEQYGAIANALLAEYDSLYDGFEQAAIHGTEALEDVDLDDDEIDAIVDTARQNVSVPYVNVTGYVDLRSPAGDGVDDVKEALKAAEGDGEVSDEIELTVTYVGAPEYRIKVKAPDYKTAESELDASVARAREVIESKGGTASYHRERSGDDE
- a CDS encoding RNA-protein complex protein Nop10 encodes the protein MKSDIRVCSAWRGRHDRPVYTLSSACPECGAPTANSAPAPYNPDDTYGEYRRARKRRTADE
- a CDS encoding proteasome assembly chaperone family protein, coding for MDDIEIEAVAEADLSNPVFVEGLPGVGNVGKLAVEHLLEEFEDATLVRRIYADVFPPQVGLEDGVAELTHAEIHAVETPGEGPDLLLLTGDHQAQSNEGHYHLTDAFLDVAEEFGAERLFALGGVPTGELIDEPSVLGAVTDESQLDELEDVGVEFRDGEPAGGIVGVSGLLLGLGGRRGFEAACLMGETSGYLVDPHSAQVVIEVLQDLLDFSVDFEALEDRAEEMKEVAAKIQEMQQQQQGLPSDDDLRYIG
- a CDS encoding PhzF family phenazine biosynthesis protein; translation: MDRRRALLVDAFTTEPLSGNVAGVVPDADGLDAEQMRAVAGELGASETAFVCSSASADRRIRYFTPTQEIDLCGHATIAAHAHLAAERAIEPGTHTLETNVGTLDIEIGELGEVWMTQDAPTVRPLDVDYDRIAEMLGVDVAALRDVGADLPVALASTGLPFVVVPVNFLEHLSGSTPDMDAIAEFAAEHDAAGVYAFTFDAIDADSTLHARCFAPGVGITEDPATGTASGACGAYLRQVGAFDSVPDELRFEQGHFVDRPSLVRVTVDEQIRVGGRAVQSLDGEVTIPEFDTDDIIEA
- a CDS encoding DUF7563 family protein yields the protein MHTCGNCGEFVSRDFVRVFGNDMDEVVGCPACMNMREVMQGNGAAAQSSRVRWTRA
- a CDS encoding phosphoribosyltransferase, which translates into the protein MGNLPDEFKCTITNWEYIYGLCRDVSDEVKSSEFEPEVIVALARGGWFAGRCICDFVGLDDLTSLKMEHYVGTAQKSNEPEVRYPMPEGSVEGKDVLIIDDIADTGGSIKRAYEYVTDRNAGEVRTATLQLLQTSEFEPDYVGERLEEWAWVVYPWNFIEDMIDLTSGVMSKADEETFELDDIRHYLSEYHDVDRIEMEIAQPDRMEEVITEMERRGVVESTGDGAWRLLENDGVGA
- a CDS encoding AEC family transporter, whose protein sequence is MSLLSIFVTALLPILAIGAVGFLLGRTRDIDPDPLNTVTVYVLAPALVFYSLATTELAGSTLATITAGVVVYHVVMILVAGGIARLAGLSEPLLGALVLVSAFPNSGNYGIPVSSFAFGDTGRSTAVIYLAVQGVLIYTLGVYIAGRGASGGDDGGAAWRVGISRVLKIPLVYAVVAALAARWLGVVPPTDIAAMQTLKLVGDSSIPVMLLILGIQLAGADLGSTLREVGLVAGLKMVVAPAIAVGIALVAGFGDPIVARTFVLESAMPAAVTPLILVGEFGDTSGSTVNLAEFVSAAVFATTLLSVPILSVLIFLLDAGVVV
- the mtnP gene encoding S-methyl-5'-thioadenosine phosphorylase, producing the protein MKIGFIGGSGIYEALPLENTREEPVDTPFGEPSTTPIVGEFGETGREVVFLPRHGPDHQHSPTTLPYRANIFALKKLGVTHILASNAVGSLKEDLPPQTLVVPDQIYDRTKHRPLTFFDEGIVVHQPFAMPYDEELVSILAEAAEEATDATVQEGGTYVCIEGPSYSTKAESEHYRAQGWDIIGMTTIPEAKLAREAEIAYATITGVTDYDVWKEDSEVTLDEVLKNAAANEEAIKDTVEAAIRKIPDDHETDSHSALEGTINTPDEAIPAETKAKLAPLIERYVE